The Impatiens glandulifera chromosome 3, dImpGla2.1, whole genome shotgun sequence genome contains a region encoding:
- the LOC124931487 gene encoding solute carrier family 25 member 44-like, with protein MSLRMAEEPSTPEIHIPADIHWDMLDKSKFFFLGAALFSGVSATLYPIVLLKTRQQVSVGPTSCFNTAFSILRYDGPKGFYRGLGTSLMGTIPARALYMSALEITKSTVGTAAVKLGFSDSSAATVSNTAAGLTASMAAQLVWTPIDVVSQRLMVQGGGNEFGYKINNINNPYRYNNGIDAFRKIIYTDGIRGLYRGFTISLLTYAPSNAVWWGSYSLAYRMLRRRDSDDGLRVVAVQGLSAAVASGLSAIVTMPLDTVRTRVQVMVKSEMGNERKGKGPTMGESVRNLVREGGLSACYRGLGPRWASMSLSATTMITTYEFLKKLSAKDYQDS; from the coding sequence atGAGTCTTCGAATGGCTGAAGAACCTTCCACTCCAGAAATCCACATCCCAGCCGACATCCACTGGGATATGCTCGACAAATCCAAGTTCTTCTTCCTCGGCGCCGCCTTATTCTCCGGCGTATCCGCAACTCTCTATCCAATCGTCCTTCTCAAAACCCGCCAACAAGTCTCCGTCGGCCCAACTTCCTGTTTCAACACTGCCTTCTCCATTCTCCGCTACGATGGCCCTAAAGGTTTCTACAGAGGCTTAGGTACCTCTCTAATGGGCACAATCCCAGCTCGAGCTCTTTACATGTCCGCCCTCGAAATCACAAAAAGCACCGTCGGAACAGCCGCCGTTAAATTGGGTTTCTCCGATTCATCAGCCGCCACTGTTTCAAACACCGCCGCCGGTCTAACCGCTTCCATGGCCGCCCAACTTGTTTGGACCCCGATCGACGTCGTCAGCCAGAGACTAATGGTTCAGGGCGGTGGCAATGAATTTGGATATAAGATTAACAACATTAACAACCCATATCGATACAATAACGGAATCGATGCGTTTAGGAAAATAATCTATACAGATGGAATAAGAGGATTATACAGAGGATTCACGATTTCACTTCTAACCTACGCACCATCGAATGCTGTTTGGTGGGGTAGTTACTCATTAGCTTATAGAATGTTACGGCGGAGGGATTCGGATGATGGGTTGAGAGTGGTGGCGGTTCAAGGGTTGAGTGCGGCGGTGGCAAGTGGGTTATCGGCGATAGTGACGATGCCTTTAGATACAGTGAGGACGAGAGTGCAGGTGATGGTGAAGAGTGAAATGGGAAATGAAAGGAAAGGGAAAGGTCCGACAATGGGTGAGAGTGTtaggaatttagtgagggaaggTGGATTGAGTGCTTGTTACAGAGGATTGGGACCGAGATGGGCTTCCATGTCTCTTTCTGCAACCACCATGATTACTACCTATGAGTTTCTTAAGAAACTATCTGCCAAGGATTATCAAGATTCTTGA